Genomic segment of Desulfobaccales bacterium:
ACCCCGCCCCCGGTACGGGTGGAGTTGATGTGGACAAATCGCCGGGGCCCCAGGCGCGCCGCCAAACGCTGGAGCTGATCGATCACTTCCTGGCCCACGATGGGGGCATAATCATTGAGTCCGATCACAGAGTTCTCCCAGATGTTGATGAATCAACCCTAAAAGAGTGTTGCGGATTTCTGTCAAGCTGTAGAAGTAAATATCGATGCCCCGGATGGCGGCGACCAACTTCGGCAGACCGAAGTTGGTCTCAATCCAATAGGAAAAGTCGTCAACATTGCGCACCCCCAAACGCCAGCGGGCTTCAAAAAAATGATAAAATAAGGAATCCAAACCCACTTTACGCAGGCTCTCACAGAACTCCAGTAGGGTATGGGCGCAAATATGGGAGTTCATCACCACGGTGGAGGCCTCACAGAAATGGAACTCAAACCCGTACCGAGCCCAGGGGATATATTGGATATCCCAGAGATACTCCTCCAGAATATCCACAACGGACTGGCGTAACTGGGTCAGATTTTCATAGTCAAAGGGGTCAAAGGAGCTGAGCTTCTCGGCCAGCTTGGCGTCTTGTAAGTCGTTGGCGGCCCACCGGGCAAACTCGTTGGGATATTCTTCCGCCGATTGGGTGATGGCCAGGCGGGACTGAAAGATATGATAGTAGAGGACCGATTCGTCAAGCTCGCGGAGGGCCTGAAGCAACTCCCGGAGATTAACCGCCTTTTTCCCGATGGGCATGGGCATGAGAAAATATTCCCGGAACCAAAAAGGATTCTCAGCCGGCTGATCTAAACTAATTTTCACGGTTTCTCCTCCCC
This window contains:
- a CDS encoding DUF5752 family protein, which translates into the protein MKISLDQPAENPFWFREYFLMPMPIGKKAVNLRELLQALRELDESVLYYHIFQSRLAITQSAEEYPNEFARWAANDLQDAKLAEKLSSFDPFDYENLTQLRQSVVDILEEYLWDIQYIPWARYGFEFHFCEASTVVMNSHICAHTLLEFCESLRKVGLDSLFYHFFEARWRLGVRNVDDFSYWIETNFGLPKLVAAIRGIDIYFYSLTEIRNTLLGLIHQHLGELCDRTQ